A stretch of Flavobacterium sp. N2270 DNA encodes these proteins:
- a CDS encoding LemA family protein, with translation MKKFLPWIIAVVVIFGMYSYVKGINNTAVTLDQSVQEAWGNVNTSYQRRNDLIGNLVKTVKGAADFEKSTLEAVINARSKATSVTIDPTNISPEQLAQFNQAQSGVSSALSRLLVTVERYPDLKANQNFLKLQDELASTENQILTARTRFNEAVKPYNNHIKIFPNNLFAGMFGFKEKVYFEAVAGAEKPVDVEFDFGNDKEETK, from the coding sequence ATGAAAAAATTCTTACCATGGATTATAGCAGTCGTAGTTATATTTGGAATGTACAGCTATGTAAAAGGAATTAATAATACAGCTGTAACTTTAGATCAAAGCGTACAAGAAGCCTGGGGAAATGTAAACACCTCTTACCAAAGAAGAAATGATTTAATTGGTAACTTAGTTAAAACCGTTAAAGGTGCTGCTGATTTTGAAAAATCAACTTTAGAAGCTGTAATTAACGCACGTTCAAAAGCAACATCTGTTACTATTGACCCAACGAACATTTCTCCAGAACAATTAGCGCAATTTAATCAAGCGCAAAGTGGAGTTTCATCTGCTTTATCAAGATTATTAGTAACAGTTGAAAGATATCCTGATTTAAAAGCCAATCAGAATTTCTTAAAATTACAAGACGAATTAGCAAGTACAGAAAATCAAATTTTAACAGCTAGAACTCGTTTTAACGAAGCTGTAAAACCATACAACAACCACATTAAAATTTTCCCAAACAATTTATTTGCAGGAATGTTCGGATTTAAAGAAAAAGTATATTTCGAAGCAGTTGCTGGGGCAGAAAAACCAGTTGACGTAGAGTTTGATTTTGGAAACGACAAAGAAGAAACAAAATAA
- a CDS encoding M23 family metallopeptidase encodes MSKVKYYYDSENLAYKRIKPQKRKKFAYIFLFLLSSLLFGFLCLVLLINTPYFETPKDKLLTGELETMKLNYKLMNRKVDLMTDVLTAIEERDNNIYRIYFNTSPIPNEERKAGFGGTNRYKDLEGFNNSELVINTNKKVDMLTKELVIQSKSLDEIVALAKQKEKLLAAIPAIQPVKNEDLKRMASGFGYRSDPFTKIRKFHYGMDFTAKTGTPVYATGDGVVLKADNSLSGYGNHIEINHGYGYVTLYAHLSKYNCRAGQKVKRGDIIGYVGSTGRSEAPHLHYEVIKGKEKINPLNFYYGSISAQEYVEITKLANQENQSLD; translated from the coding sequence ATGTCTAAGGTAAAATATTATTACGATTCCGAAAATTTAGCATATAAACGTATAAAACCTCAAAAACGTAAAAAATTTGCATACATTTTCTTATTTTTATTATCATCGCTACTATTTGGTTTTTTATGTTTAGTTCTATTGATAAATACACCTTATTTTGAAACACCAAAAGACAAATTACTTACTGGTGAATTAGAAACAATGAAGTTAAATTATAAGTTAATGAATCGAAAGGTAGATTTAATGACTGATGTTTTAACAGCTATTGAAGAAAGAGATAATAATATTTATAGAATTTACTTTAATACTTCTCCCATTCCTAATGAGGAACGTAAAGCAGGTTTTGGAGGAACAAATAGATATAAGGATTTAGAAGGATTTAATAATTCAGAATTAGTTATAAATACCAATAAAAAAGTAGACATGCTTACAAAAGAGCTTGTCATACAATCAAAATCATTAGATGAGATTGTAGCTTTAGCAAAACAAAAAGAAAAGTTATTGGCTGCAATTCCTGCAATTCAACCGGTTAAAAATGAAGATTTGAAAAGAATGGCTTCTGGTTTTGGATATAGAAGTGACCCTTTTACAAAAATTAGAAAATTTCATTATGGAATGGATTTTACTGCAAAAACCGGAACTCCTGTTTATGCAACTGGAGATGGAGTTGTTCTAAAAGCAGACAATTCGCTTTCAGGATATGGAAATCATATAGAAATAAATCATGGTTATGGCTATGTAACTTTATATGCTCATTTAAGTAAATACAATTGTAGAGCAGGTCAAAAAGTAAAAAGAGGCGACATTATTGGATATGTAGGAAGTACAGGAAGAAGTGAAGCGCCCCATTTACATTATGAAGTAATTAAAGGAAAAGAAAAAATTAATCCGTTGAATTTTTATTACGGAAGTATTTCAGCTCAAGAATATGTTGAAATTACAAAACTTGCCAATCAAGAAAACCAATCTTTAGACTAA
- a CDS encoding MerR family transcriptional regulator — MHLELPEKRYYSIGEVAKAFDVNASLIRFWEKEFDIIKPKKNAKGDRKFTPEDIKNLQLIFHLVKERGFTLDGAKIHLKENQKKTLDKFEIIRKLETIKSQLTNLKNQL; from the coding sequence ATGCATTTAGAATTACCAGAGAAAAGATATTACAGCATTGGCGAAGTTGCCAAAGCATTTGATGTTAACGCATCGCTAATTCGTTTTTGGGAAAAAGAATTTGATATTATAAAACCCAAGAAAAATGCAAAAGGGGATCGGAAATTTACTCCTGAAGACATAAAAAACCTTCAATTAATTTTCCATTTGGTTAAAGAAAGAGGTTTTACGCTTGATGGCGCAAAAATACATCTAAAAGAAAACCAAAAGAAAACCTTAGATAAATTTGAAATCATTAGAAAATTAGAAACTATAAAATCACAATTAACAAATCTTAAAAATCAACTTTAA